The following are from one region of the Capsicum annuum cultivar UCD-10X-F1 chromosome 1, UCD10Xv1.1, whole genome shotgun sequence genome:
- the LOC124888737 gene encoding BTB/POZ domain-containing protein At5g17580 — protein sequence MTWKQQKYDKMATSKSKGSPSRKLMHGLSSDVQLHIRGVPFSLNRELLAARSEKLAALLKENPEDDLSHLLGDIPTDSETFELVARFCHGFDVSLSPENVIKVLCLAHYLGMTEIKSSNNLAKKACFYFQNNILPSWNKCIKALKSAETILQQAADLSLVDACAESIITKVLQDPGLLGEPMRNVTTTDDDSENEENAYKPNVRRRLFVLDWKSEDLTLLSIALYEPIIRAMVLREVPLEYVASSLFHYLNKWVFPGAKGEDDDPSPYERNSQREIIEAVERLMPQERGLIPCSLLSQMLRSAIILDADTECKSGLEIRIGKQLDQATVKDLLIPAQGYAKEEQYDTESVKRILKNFYSNYTSKDTSGLVVVAELVDDFLAEVASDIDLKLNTFLSLAELSQAASGGTNRNSDGMYRAIDIYLDKHRYLTDREREEICRVLDCSKMSPEACEHAAQNEKLPVRVMVQILFSVQLKLKDTVAKRTPGGPNNRLLKLEADDEDARGTSSSEEEMMKAEMEKMGSKVIELEKECDMMRREIQRSNYQHRNQNGKTSMWKEMKRKLGCMTSMHETNCHVKKKKVHPR from the exons ATGACTTGGAAACagcaaaaatatgataaaatggcCACAAGCAAAAGCAAAGGATCTCCATCCAG GAAACTAATGCATGGTTTATCATCAGATGTCCAGCTCCACATTCGCGGAGTGCCGTTCTCCTTGAATAGG GAACTTTTGGCTGCAAGATCTGAAAAGCTAGCTGCATTGCTGAAAGAGAATCCTGAAGATGATCTTTCTCATTTGCTAGGAGATATTCCCACTGATTCTGAAACTTTTGAGCTTGTAGCAAGGTTCTGCCATGGATTTGACGTAAGCCTGTCGCCTGAGAATGTCATTAAAGTCCTTTGTCTTGCTCACTACCTCGGAATGACTGAAATTAAGAGCAGCAACAACCTCGCGAAGAAGGCTTGTTTCTACTTTCAAAACAATATCCTTCCTAGCTGGAACAAGTGTATTAAAGCCCTCAAATCTGCAGAAACCATTCTTCAACAAGCCGCGGATCTTTCCCTGGTTGATGCCTGTGCTGAGTCCATCATTACCAAAGTACTGCAAGATCCAGGTCTTCTTGGAGAGCCGATGAGGAATGTAACAACAACAGATGATGACAGTGAGAACGAGGAAAATGCCTATAAGCCAAATGTGAGGAGGCGGCTTTTTGTTCTTGACTGGAAATCTGAGGACCTGACACTACTTTCCATTGCTCTCTACGAGCCCATAATTCGTGCAATGGTTCTTCGAGAAGTCCCTCTAGAATACGTGGCATCATCTCTGTTTCACTATCTCAACAAATGGGTTTTTCCAGGCGCCAAAGGAGAAGATGACGATCCATCACCTTACGAGAGGAATTCTCAGAGAGAGATCATTGAGGCAGTGGAGAGACTGATGCCGCAAGAAAGGGGGCTGATCCCATGTTCTTTGCTCTCGCAAATGCTGCGATCCGCGATAATCTTGGATGCTGATACTGAATGCAAAAGCGGATTGGAGATTAGAATAGGAAAGCAACTAGACCAGGCAACAGTCAAGGACCTCTTAATACCTGCACAAGGATATGCAAAAGAAGAGCAGTATGACACCGAAAGTGTGAAAAGGATATTGAAGAATTTCTACAGCAACTACACTAGCAAGGATACGTCTGGCCTAGTTGTGGTAGCAGAACTTGTTGATGACTTCTTGGCTGAGGTTGCTAGTGACATAGATTTGAAGTTGAACACATTCTTATCACTAGCAGAGTTATCACAAGCAGCATCAGGAGGAACTAATAGAAATTCTGATGGAATGTATAGAGCAATTGATATATATTTGGACAAGCACAGATATCTCACGGATAGGGAAAGGGAGGAGATTTGCAGGGTGTTGGATTGCAGCAAAATGTCTCCTGAAGCCTGTGAGCATGCTGCACAGAACGAAAAGCTACCAGTTCGAGTTATGGTGCAGATTCTGTTTTCTGTGCAGCTGAAGTTGAAGGATACTGTTGCCAAGAGGACGCCGGGGGGTCCTAATAACCGATTGTTGAAGCTGGAAGCAGACGATGAAGATGCAAGGGGGACTAGCAGCAGCGAAGAGGAAATGATGAAAGCGGAGATGGAAAAGATGGGAAGCAAGGTGATTGAACTGGAGAAAGAATGTGATATGATGAGAAGGGAAATTCAGAGAAGTAATTACCAGCACAGGAATCAAAATGGGAAAACAAGCATGTGGAAAGAAATGAAGAGGAAGCTTGGCTGTATGACAAGCATGCATGAGACAAATTGTcatgtgaagaagaaaaaagtgcaTCCAAGATAG